The Streptomyces sp. NBC_00162 sequence GCCGCGATCGCCCTGTGTGCCGTCGATCCGCCGCGCCCCCGGCGAGCGGCGGGTGTACCGGCTACCCCGGCGCCGTACAAGGGCGGCTACCTGTGGCGGCTGCACGGTGCCGCCGCGGTGCTGTGCGTGCCGCAGTTCGTGGTGACGGGATTCGCCCTGATCTTCCTGACCGAGGTGCGCGGCTGGTCCGCCGCCACCGCCGGCGGGGTGCTGGCCGTCGCCAACCTGGCCGGCGCGGGGGTACGGCTGCTCGCCGGCTGGTGGTCCGACACGGTGGCGAGCCGGATCCGCCCGATGCGGCTGCTCGCCCTGGCCACCACGGCCGACCTGGTCCTGCTGGCCGCCGGAGCCGCATGGGACTCCGCGGTCGGCACGGCGGCCCTGCTGCTGGCCTCGGGCCTGACGGTCAGCACCAACGGACTGCACAACACCGCGGTCGCCGAGTACGCCGGTCCCGACTGGGCGGGCCGCGCCCTGGGGGTGCACGGGATGGGCCAGCACGCCGCGGTGGTCCTCGTCCCGCCGCTGGCCGGTGCGCTGATCGCCGGACAGGGCTACCCCCTGGTGTTCGCCCTGGCGGCCGTCTTCCCGGTCCTGGCGGCCGTACTGCTGCCGGCGGGGGACAGGGCGGCGTACTGGCCGGCGCCGGCGCCGACGCCGGCGCCGGACGGCGGGCGCGTCGCCCCGGAGCCGCCTACCGTCGAGGTATGAGCGGGATCGTCGTGGTCTACGAGGTCGATCAGCCGGACCTGTCCGTCCGGCGCGTGCACGCCGCGCCTGCCGCCCCGGGAACGACCTCGGTCCCCGGGCCGAGGACCTTCTGCGGCAGGGACACGTTCGCCATGGAAACGGCCCCGTGGACGCCGTCGGCGGATCCCGGCGCCACGTGGTACCCCCCGCAGCACGCGGACCTGATGTGCGCCGCGTGCGACGACGCGGCCTCGTAGGAAGGTCCCACCATGCCCATCGCCACCGTGAACCCCACGACCGGACAGACCCTGCGTACCTTCGACCCGCTCGACGCACCGGGCATCGAACGGTTCCTCGCGGCCGCCGCCGCGGCGGCGGCCACGTACCGTCACACCTCCTTCGCGGAGCGCGGCGAGCTCCTGACCAGGGCGGCCGCGCTCCTGGAGGCGGAGACGGACGACATCGCGCGGACCATGACCACGGAGATGGGCAAGCCGCTGGCGGCGGCCCGCGCCGAGGCCGCCAAATGCGCGAAGGCCATGCGCTGGTACGCCGCCCGGGCCGAGTCCCTCCTCGCCGACGAGCACCCCGACGCCACCGACGTGCGCGACGCCGGAGCGGCGGCCGTCCGGGTGGCCTACCGGCCCCTCGGGGTGATCCTCGCCGTCATGCCGTGGAACTTCCCCCTGTGGCAGGTCGTACGGTTCGCCGCGCCCGCCCTCATGGCCGGCAACGTGGGCCTGCTCAAGCACGCCTCGAACGTCCCCCAGACCGCGCTCTACCTCGGCGAGCTCTTCCACCGCGCCGGGTTCCCCCGCGGCTGCTTCCAGACCCTGCTCATCGGCGCGGCGGCCGTGGAGGGCGTGCTGCGCGACCCGAGGGTGGCCGCGGCCACCCTGACGGGCAGCGAGCCCGCCGGGCGCGCGGTCGCGTCCGTCGCCGGGGACGAGGTCAAGAAGACGGTCATGGAGCTCGGCGGCAGCGACCCGTTCGTCGTGATGCCCTCGGCCGACATCGACCGGGCCGCCCGCACCGCGGTGACCGCCCGCGTGCAGAACAACGGGCAGTCCTGCATCGCCGCCAAGCGCTTCATCGTCCACACCGACGTCCACGACGAGTTCGCCGAGCGCTTCACGGCCGGGATGCGGGCGCTCACGGTGGGTGATCCGATGGAGGCGTCCACCGACGTCGGCCCGCTGGCCACCGAGACCGGCCGGGGCGACCTGGAGCAGCTGGTGGACGACGCCGTGGGGCACGGCGCGACGGTCCTGTGCGGCGGCCGGCGCCCGCCCCGGTTCCCGAACGGCTGGTTCTACGAACCGACGGTGCTGACCGGCCTCACCCCCGCCATGCGCATCGACCAGGAGGAGGCGTTCGGGCCCGTCGCCACCCTCTACCGGGTGGGGAGCCTGGACGAGGCCGTCGAGCGGGCCAACAACACCCCCTTCGGGCTCAGCTCCAACCTCTGGACCCGCAGCGAGGAGGACGTCGAGCAGGCCGCGCGCGACCTGGAGGCGGGCGGCGTCTTCGTCAACGGCATGACCGCCTCGCATCCCGCCCTGCCCTTCGGCGGCGTCAAGCGGTCCGGGTACGGGCGCGAGCTGTCCGGCCACGGAATCCGGGAGTTCTGCAACATCACCACGGTCTGGCAGGCGGCGGACGAGGACTGAGCCCGCAGGAGTGCGGCGCCGTGGGGCGGGCAGGCGCCCGGCATGAACCGCGCCGCGCTGTTCGACGTCGACGGAACCCTCGCCGACACCAATCACCTGCACGTCACGTGCTGGTGGGAGGCGCTGCGGCAGGCCGGCCACGACGTCGCGATGCACGACATCCACCGGGCGATCGGTCTGCCGGGCGAGGACCTGCTCGCGCACCTGCTCGGCGAGGACCGTGACGTGAGCGCGGACGAGGCGGTCAGTGCCGCGCACGACACCCTCTACGGCACCTACTTCGACCGGCTGCCCCGCCTGGACTCGGCGGACGAGCTCCTGCGCGCGCTGGACGGCCGTGGCTGGCGGGTGGTGCTGGTGACCTCCGCGAAGGACAGCGAGCTGGAGGCGCTCCGACGGGCCATCGGAGCCGACGACGCCATCGCCGCGACGGCGACCTCCGACGACGTGAGCGAGGGCAAGCCGGCACCCGACCCGGTGCGGCACGCCCTCCGCCTCGTGGACGCGCCCGCGCGGGGCGCCGTACTCGTCGGCGACACGGTGTGGGACATGAAGGCCGGCACCCGGGCCGGGGTCTCCTGCGTGGGGCTGCTCTGCGGCGGCATCCCACGGCACGATCTCGAGGAGGCCGGGGCCCGGGCCGTCTACCGTCACCCGGCCGATCTCCTCGCCCACCTCGGAAGCAGCCCGTTCGCGCACGTCGGCGCCTGAGCGGCGGCTGCCGGGGCGTCGGTCGGCCCCGGCGGGTGATCACGGCGGGTGATCACGGTTCGAAGCGGTATCCCATGCCGGGTTCGGTGATCAGGTACCGGGGGTGGGAGGGGTCCGCTTCGAGTTTGCGCCGCAGCTGGGCCATGTACACGCGCAGGTAGTTGGTGTTCTCGCCATACGTGGGGCCCCAGACCTCCAGCAGCAGCCGGCCCTGGGTGATCAGGCGGCCCGGATGGCTGATGAGGATCTCCAGCAGGTGCCACTCGGTCGGGGTGAGCCGTACGGTGCGCTCGCCCCGCCGCGCCTTCTTCGCCACCAGATCGATGGTGAACTCGTCGGTCGTCACCTGTGCCACCTTGTCGGCGGCGGATGCCCCCGGGGCCTCCTGGCGGCGGGTGGCCGCGCGCAGGCGGGCGAGGAGCTCGTCCATGCTGAACGGTTTCGTCACGTAGTCGTCCGCGCCCGCGTCCAGTGCGCGGATCTTCTCGGCCGAGGTGTGACGGGCGGAGAGCACCAGGATGGGGACGCGGCTCCAGCCCCGGACCCCCTTGATCACCTCGATGCCGTCCATGTCGGGCAGCCCCAGATCCAGGACGATGACGTCCGGATTACGGGCGG is a genomic window containing:
- a CDS encoding MFS transporter, with amino-acid sequence MNEQRIPRSWLMLALGTSGQAASTTALYGLAYLVPAFQRELGLSLAGAGLLVSCPIFGILLGLIGWGVVADRYGERLALSAGLLIAAAVTAVAATVHGTWTLGALLILVGAAGSSVNSASGRLVIGWFPPDRRGIAMGVRQASQPLGTAVAAAALPPLAHHFGLSAAFGFCAALCGAAGAAIALCAVDPPRPRRAAGVPATPAPYKGGYLWRLHGAAAVLCVPQFVVTGFALIFLTEVRGWSAATAGGVLAVANLAGAGVRLLAGWWSDTVASRIRPMRLLALATTADLVLLAAGAAWDSAVGTAALLLASGLTVSTNGLHNTAVAEYAGPDWAGRALGVHGMGQHAAVVLVPPLAGALIAGQGYPLVFALAAVFPVLAAVLLPAGDRAAYWPAPAPTPAPDGGRVAPEPPTVEV
- a CDS encoding NADP-dependent succinic semialdehyde dehydrogenase, coding for MPIATVNPTTGQTLRTFDPLDAPGIERFLAAAAAAAATYRHTSFAERGELLTRAAALLEAETDDIARTMTTEMGKPLAAARAEAAKCAKAMRWYAARAESLLADEHPDATDVRDAGAAAVRVAYRPLGVILAVMPWNFPLWQVVRFAAPALMAGNVGLLKHASNVPQTALYLGELFHRAGFPRGCFQTLLIGAAAVEGVLRDPRVAAATLTGSEPAGRAVASVAGDEVKKTVMELGGSDPFVVMPSADIDRAARTAVTARVQNNGQSCIAAKRFIVHTDVHDEFAERFTAGMRALTVGDPMEASTDVGPLATETGRGDLEQLVDDAVGHGATVLCGGRRPPRFPNGWFYEPTVLTGLTPAMRIDQEEAFGPVATLYRVGSLDEAVERANNTPFGLSSNLWTRSEEDVEQAARDLEAGGVFVNGMTASHPALPFGGVKRSGYGRELSGHGIREFCNITTVWQAADED
- a CDS encoding HAD family hydrolase — protein: MNRAALFDVDGTLADTNHLHVTCWWEALRQAGHDVAMHDIHRAIGLPGEDLLAHLLGEDRDVSADEAVSAAHDTLYGTYFDRLPRLDSADELLRALDGRGWRVVLVTSAKDSELEALRRAIGADDAIAATATSDDVSEGKPAPDPVRHALRLVDAPARGAVLVGDTVWDMKAGTRAGVSCVGLLCGGIPRHDLEEAGARAVYRHPADLLAHLGSSPFAHVGA
- a CDS encoding response regulator; the encoded protein is MTRVLVVEDDPQLVRALKINLQARKFDVEEASDGGSALRLAAARNPDVIVLDLGLPDMDGIEVIKGVRGWSRVPILVLSARHTSAEKIRALDAGADDYVTKPFSMDELLARLRAATRRQEAPGASAADKVAQVTTDEFTIDLVAKKARRGERTVRLTPTEWHLLEILISHPGRLITQGRLLLEVWGPTYGENTNYLRVYMAQLRRKLEADPSHPRYLITEPGMGYRFEP